A portion of the Bubalus kerabau isolate K-KA32 ecotype Philippines breed swamp buffalo chromosome 1, PCC_UOA_SB_1v2, whole genome shotgun sequence genome contains these proteins:
- the LOC129642192 gene encoding olfactory receptor 2M5-like — MWGGNETESTNFILLGFFPEFRYITALVSIVLLIYMAAFIGNTLLVLLIWLDSRLHTPMYFLLSQLSLMDLTLTSSIIPKMVANFFSGWQSISFLACGTQIFFSLTVAIGECILITVMCFDRYVAICNPLRYPVIMSPRMCLQVAAMSWAGGTLTSFGHTAFTLHFHICSPREIPHFFCEVMAVLRIACEDISAYEKAVVVTSILVLLLPLSLILSSYILIFLAVLRMNSPEGRNKTLATCSSHLCVVGLYFGPGMCIYMRLGSAKTPELNQGLFLFGTVLTPLLNPLAYSLRNKEVLCSLKKLMGRFQSTR, encoded by the coding sequence ATGTGGGGAGGGAATGAGACAGAATCCACAAATTTCATCCTCCTGGGATTCTTCCCTGAATTTAGATACATCACAGCTTTGGTTTCCATTGTTCTCCTCATCTACATGGCTGCCTTCATTGGCAACACTCTTCTGGTCCTCCTCATTTGGTTGGATTCCCGGCTCCATACTCCCATGTACTTCCTGCTCAGTCAGCTCTCCTTAATGGATTTGACTTTGACCTCTAGCATCATACCCAAGATGGTGGCCAACTTCTTCTCTGGATGGCAAAGCATCTCATTCCTGGCTTGTGGGACTCAAATCTTTTTCTCGCTGACAGTAGCCATTGGAGAATGCATCCTTATAACTGTCATGTGTTTTGATCGCTATGTAGCTATCTGCAATCCCCTGCGGTACCCTGTCATCATGAGTCCTAGGATGTGCTTGCAGGTGGCTGCCATGTCTTGGGCTGGAGGTACCCTTACTTCCTTTGGCCACACTGCTTTCACCTTACATTTTCACatctgcagccccagagagattCCTCACTTTTTCTGTGAAGTCATGGCTGTTCTTAGGATTGCCTGTGAGGACATCTCAGCCTATGAGAAGGCTGTAGTGGTGACCAGCATCCTAGTCCTGCTGCTGCCCTTATCTCTCATCTTGTCCTCCTACATTCTCATCTTCCTTGCCGTACTCCGAATGAACTCCCCAGAAGGCAGGAACAAGACTCTGGCCACTTGCTCCTCTCATCTCTGTGTGGTGGGTCTCTATTTTGGTCCAGGTATGTGCATCTACATGAGGCTTGGTTCTGCCAAGACTCCAgagttgaaccagggtctctttctCTTTGGGACTGTCCTTACCCCTCTCCTGAACCCTCTTGCATACAGTCTTAGAAACAAAGAAGTTCTATGTTCACTAAAAAAGTTGATGGGGAGGTTTCAGTCCACCAGATAG
- the LOC129642191 gene encoding olfactory receptor 2AJ1-like, with product MEKNNETISTDFILLGLWPEFSHLVILIYLILLVYCMAVMSNVVLILLIWLDLQLHSPMYFLLSHLSLIDLALISTSVPKMVTNFFSGERIISQVGCGTQIFFSLTLGIAECLLLTLMSYDRYIAICNPLRYSVIISDITCKKMVIVSWTGGAISSLVHTAYAMHFPICHPREILHFLCEVMALLKLTCEDISAYVKSVVVSSFLVVLIPLSLILASYTLIFLAVLRMNSSEGRNKALATCSSHLCVVSLYFGPAILVYMRPGSSKTPKLNQCLFMFNAILTPMLNPLIYSLRNKDVIEALKSRVINRFPLRKMKRHLHCYT from the coding sequence ATGGAGAAAAACAATGAGACTATATCCACAGATTTTATTCTCCTGGGGCTCTGGCCTGAGTTCAGCCACCTTGTGATCCTTATCTACCTTATCCTTTTGGTCTACTGTATGGCTGTTATGAGCAATGTTGTTCTCATTCTCCTCATCTGGCTTGATTTGCAACTTCACTCCCCCATGTACTTTCTGCTCAGCCACCTCTCCCTCATTGACTTGGCCTTGATCTCAACTTCTGTCCCCAAAATGGTCACAAACTTCTTCTCAGGAGAAAGAATCATATCACAGGTAGGTTGTGGAACCCAGATCTTCTTCAGCTTAACCCTGGGAATTGCTGAGTGCCTCCTGCTAACTCTCATGTCCTATGACCGCTACATTGCCATCTGTAACCCACTTCGTTACTCAGTCATTATCAGCGATATCACCTGCAAAAAGATGGTCATTGTGTCCTGGACAGGGGGAGCAATAAGTTCCCTGGTTCATACAGCCTATGCCATGCATTTTCCCATTTGTCACCCCCGAGAGATCCTGCATTTTTTGTGTGAGGTCATGGCCCTCTTGAAGCTCACTTGTGAGGACATTTCAGCCTATGTGAAGTCAGTGGTGGTCTCAAGCTTTCTGGTGGTCCTTATCCCTCTAAGTCTCATCCTGGCCTCCTACACCCTCATCTTTCTTGCTGTCCTCCGCATGAACTCCTCTGAGGGCAGGAACAAGGCTCTGGccacctgctcctcccaccttTGTGTGGTCAGCCTCTACTTTGGCCCTGCCATATTGGTCTACATGAGACCAGGGTCTTCTAAGACTCCCAAATTAAATCAATGTCTTTTTATGTTTAATGCCATCCTTACCCCTATGCTTAACCCACTCATCTATAGTCTGAGAAACAAGGATGTTATAGAAGCTTTGAAGAGTAGAGTCATCAATAGATTCCCCCTGAGAAAGATGAAAAGACATCTACACTGCTATACATGA